The DNA window CAGCTTCTCGAAGGAATTGAAGCATTGGGTTTTGAAACAGCAACACCTATACAGGAGCAAGCTATTCCTGTTATTCTCGAAGGAAAAGATTTAATTGCTTCAGCTCAGACAGGTACAGGAAAAACAGCTGCATTCCTGCTTCCTGTGATTAATAAAATCATCTCTTCAGAACAAGACAATAATGTGCACGCTCTTGTAATTGTTCCAACGCGTGAACTGGCTATACAGATAGATCAGTATTTTCAAGGTTTTTCCTACTTCACGCCGGTTAAATCAATTGCCGTATATGGTGGCACCGATGGCATCTCATACTCTCAGGAACAACAGGCGCTTTCAGAAGGAGCAGATGTGGTTATATGTACACCCGGACGCATGATATCTCATCTGAATGGTGGTTATGTAAAATTTTCAGAAGTAAAATTTTTAATTCTCGATGAAGCAGATCGTATGCTGGATATGGGTTTTTATGATGACATCATGAAAATTATTTCATTCCTTCCTGCAAAAAGACAGAACCTTCTTTTTGCCGCCACTATGCCTGAAGAAATGCGCAACCTTGCAAAAAAAGTTTTGATCAATCCGGCTGAAATAAACATTGCCGTTTCAAAACCAGCAGAACGAATATTACAGGCAGCTTACATCGTTTATGATAAACAAAAAATTCCTCTTATTAAAGAGCTATTACTTAACAAACAACTTCGGAGTGTGCTGATATTTTGTTCAACAAAATTAAAAACGAAACAACTTAGCAGTGAGTTAAAAAAATTAGGAATATCTGTAGAAGACATTCACTCTGACCTTGACCAGCAAAGAAGAGAAAATGCATTATTGAATTTTAAAAGCAGGAAGTTACAAGTGCTTGTTGCGACAGATATTCTTTCGCGTGGTATCGACATTGAAGATATCGACCTGGTAATTAATTTTGACGTGCCCAACGATTATGAAGACTATATACATCGCATAGGTCGCACTGCACGTGCCGAAACCGATGGCGTGGCGATAACGTTTGTTGATGAAAAAGAACAAAGTCATTTTGCATCAATTGAAAAACTTTTGGAAAAATCTATTTATAAAATAAAACTACCCGAACATATCGGTGAAGGTCCCATATACAATCCTTATAAATCAAGACAGGGAAAAGAAAAAAAATTCAGGTCAAGAAAAAAATAAACGCGTTAACAGCTCTTTCATTGTTTATTCAAAAAAATCCAATATCCAACAACTTTCTGTCGTCTTTATTAGTGTGAAAGATTAATTTTAAATTTACTAAGTTTGTATTCACTAACATTTCATTAAACCCAAAAAAATGAAATTGAATTTATATAAGCAACTCATACTAATTTTTATCATTTGCTCAAGTTCCTGTATTTACGCTACAAATACGGATTCTTTAAAAACAAAATCTGATTATTCATGTCTTTCATTTTTTAATAACGCTCTTCTAAATCCAGCTTATACGGGAATAGATAAAGGATATAATGTAATTTTTGAGACAGGAATTAATATTCCATTTGCATCATTTGAAGTTAATGCAAATTATTTCCGTAAGGTCTCCGATACTTTATTCATAGGTGTTTCCAAAGCTCATGGCAACGAAGGTTATTTAAAATATGTTCATCTTTTAAAAAGTGTTGATTCAACACTTGTGATTGTTGACATGATTGATAAAATGCCCGAAGATGCTGAAAAAGCATTGGAAAAATGTTCGGCACTTTTATTAACCGGCGGTTTAGATGTTTACCCGGGTTGTTATGGAAAAGAAAAAGATACTTCGCGTTGTGATATTGATTTGCACCGCGACTCCGTTGAATTCGCCCTGATAAAAAAAGCGATGAAAATGAAACTGCCTATACTTGCCGTTTGTCGAGGTGAGCAAATTTTAAATGTTGCATATGGAGGTTCTCTTATTGTTGATATTCCGCAAGACTATGATACTATTGTAAAGCATCGAAGCAATGACGATTCTCCATGTTATCATGAAATAAATATTATTCCCGGAACCATATTATATGATATAGGAAAAACCCTGAAGGACACTGTAAATTCATACCATCACCAGGCTGTAAATAAACTTTCAAATAAATTTAAAGTTGTGGCACGCAGCAACGACGGTATTATTGAAGCATATGAATGGAAAAAACCAAAGAATAAACCTTTTATGCTGGCGGTGCAGTTTCATCCCGAAAAACTCGATACATC is part of the Bacteroidales bacterium genome and encodes:
- a CDS encoding DEAD/DEAH box helicase, producing the protein MNFKEFGFNPQLLEGIEALGFETATPIQEQAIPVILEGKDLIASAQTGTGKTAAFLLPVINKIISSEQDNNVHALVIVPTRELAIQIDQYFQGFSYFTPVKSIAVYGGTDGISYSQEQQALSEGADVVICTPGRMISHLNGGYVKFSEVKFLILDEADRMLDMGFYDDIMKIISFLPAKRQNLLFAATMPEEMRNLAKKVLINPAEINIAVSKPAERILQAAYIVYDKQKIPLIKELLLNKQLRSVLIFCSTKLKTKQLSSELKKLGISVEDIHSDLDQQRRENALLNFKSRKLQVLVATDILSRGIDIEDIDLVINFDVPNDYEDYIHRIGRTARAETDGVAITFVDEKEQSHFASIEKLLEKSIYKIKLPEHIGEGPIYNPYKSRQGKEKKFRSRKK
- a CDS encoding gamma-glutamyl-gamma-aminobutyrate hydrolase family protein (Members of this family of hydrolases with an active site Cys residue belong to MEROPS family C26.), which translates into the protein MKLNLYKQLILIFIICSSSCIYATNTDSLKTKSDYSCLSFFNNALLNPAYTGIDKGYNVIFETGINIPFASFEVNANYFRKVSDTLFIGVSKAHGNEGYLKYVHLLKSVDSTLVIVDMIDKMPEDAEKALEKCSALLLTGGLDVYPGCYGKEKDTSRCDIDLHRDSVEFALIKKAMKMKLPILAVCRGEQILNVAYGGSLIVDIPQDYDTIVKHRSNDDSPCYHEINIIPGTILYDIGKTLKDTVNSYHHQAVNKLSNKFKVVARSNDGIIEAYEWKKPKNKPFMLAVQFHPEKLDTSNPLSVHIAERFILEAKKYKDYFKKK